CAGCTTTGGTTTTTCCCAATCTATCAGGATTTACAAAGGGTGAATTCAATAGGTTGGGATTTGCTTTTCACATGTGAATTTTTTGAAGTTTGGGACTCAAACTTTTCCCAATTGAAATTCTGTATATTTAAAATTGATTTTTATACCGATTAGCTCGCATTACATGAAAAAGAATTGCGCTTTAGTGGCACTATTAGTAGTGCTTGGAAGTTTTCAGGCTTTCTCTCAAAACCAGATAATAACTGGGGGTTGGGTTTTTGACACTTCTTCTAAAAGCTTTAAAAAGAACCAAGGTATTTATTTGGTTAATGGTCATTTTGGAGATGGCAATGAGAAAGTGTTGAATTGGGAAGTAAAGAGTCTGACTGATGAAGATTATATACTCCCTGGATTGATTGATTTGCATGCTCATTACCGGGTGAGTTATGATGGTAAAGCCTACGATGATACGGTGGCTATGCCCAAAATATTTCTAGCAAATGGGATAACGAGCACTTTTCCTGCAGGAGAAATAGAGCCTGAAAAAATGTGGGATTTGCAAAAAGGCATAGATGCTGGAAGGAAGCCTGGGCCAAGGATTTTACATTCGGGACCTTATTTTGGAACAGCTGCTCCAGACTGGAATCCCAATTTTACTGAGCAGGATATTCGTAAAAGAGTAGATGTATGGGCGGCAAAAGGAGCCTATGGATTTAAGGCAAAGGGAATTTCATCAGATCATCTTCAAGCCTTGATTGACCAAGCTCACAAACATAATTTGACTGTGACAGGTCATTTGAATTCTGGATTTAGAAATTCTGTTAATCCCCAGGAAGCAATAGAAATGGGGATCGATCGGGTGGAGCATTTTCTCGGGGGAAGATTGATGCCAGATTCTATTGATGCTTATCAAAGTCTTAAGCAGATAGATCCAGAGGATCCACGATTATCGGAGATCATTGAACTGTATATTGAAAAAGGGGTTTATTTTGATGCGACCTTAGCAACTTATGGGGCAATTGGGATGGTCGACTCTCCTGTATTTTTCGATTTTGCTTATGAGGAGCTTTACTTCACAGACTTCACGGATAGTATTATCAAGCAAGCAGGCGAAAGCGCATTTAATGAACTTTGTGCGTTGATATACCCAGTGAAGCAAGGAGTTCTAAAAAGGTACTATGATGCGGGTGGATTGATTACCATAGGAACTGATCGGCCACTTTTGCTTGAAAATTATTTGGGAGGAGGAATAGGTGGCTTTTTTATACATCGCGAAATGGCTGCCATGGTAGAAATAGGGATTCCAGCAGCAGATGTTCTATACTTCGCTACCCAGCAAAATGCAGAGGCTTTGGGGATAGCAGATAAAACGGGGAGTATCAAAAAAGGAAATTGGGGAGACTTAATTATTATCAAAGGGAATCCATTGGAAGATATCACTAGAACCCGAACTGTCCATACGGTGGTAAAAGGAGGTAGAATCTATGACTCGAGAAGCTTGTTGGATGCAGCTAAAGGAAAACTGGGGC
Above is a window of Algoriphagus machipongonensis DNA encoding:
- a CDS encoding amidohydrolase family protein — protein: MKKNCALVALLVVLGSFQAFSQNQIITGGWVFDTSSKSFKKNQGIYLVNGHFGDGNEKVLNWEVKSLTDEDYILPGLIDLHAHYRVSYDGKAYDDTVAMPKIFLANGITSTFPAGEIEPEKMWDLQKGIDAGRKPGPRILHSGPYFGTAAPDWNPNFTEQDIRKRVDVWAAKGAYGFKAKGISSDHLQALIDQAHKHNLTVTGHLNSGFRNSVNPQEAIEMGIDRVEHFLGGRLMPDSIDAYQSLKQIDPEDPRLSEIIELYIEKGVYFDATLATYGAIGMVDSPVFFDFAYEELYFTDFTDSIIKQAGESAFNELCALIYPVKQGVLKRYYDAGGLITIGTDRPLLLENYLGGGIGGFFIHREMAAMVEIGIPAADVLYFATQQNAEALGIADKTGSIKKGNWGDLIIIKGNPLEDITRTRTVHTVVKGGRIYDSRSLLDAAKGKLGPER